One Pontibacillus yanchengensis DNA window includes the following coding sequences:
- a CDS encoding GDYXXLXY domain-containing protein, giving the protein MKKWLFIVVVAAQAFYLVAMAVSYYVMEDFGETVTLQTAPVDPSDVFYGDYVILNYEVNTIPKGQLSEGELERGDKVYVYLVPNDNGIFEVQRASLQKQNAKENEVIMTGRYEFEANDGFQIDYGIGRYYVEDNSGETYENHQGDMMVEIAIAPWGQKRIIEVMLAK; this is encoded by the coding sequence ATGAAGAAATGGTTATTTATCGTGGTCGTGGCCGCACAAGCGTTTTACTTAGTAGCAATGGCAGTTTCCTATTATGTAATGGAAGATTTCGGTGAAACTGTAACACTTCAAACAGCACCTGTTGATCCAAGTGATGTGTTTTATGGCGACTATGTCATATTAAACTATGAAGTAAATACAATTCCAAAGGGTCAATTGAGTGAAGGAGAGTTGGAACGAGGGGATAAGGTTTATGTTTATTTAGTTCCAAATGACAATGGAATATTTGAGGTACAAAGAGCATCACTACAAAAACAAAATGCAAAAGAGAACGAAGTGATAATGACCGGACGTTACGAATTTGAAGCAAACGATGGTTTTCAGATAGACTATGGAATCGGTCGATATTATGTTGAAGATAATAGTGGTGAGACTTATGAAAATCATCAGGGTGATATGATGGTTGAAATTGCTATCGCCCCTTGGGGTCAGAAGAGAATAATAGAGGTTATGTTGGCAAAGTAG
- a CDS encoding DUF2157 domain-containing protein, which produces MKHDQIQKEAKKWVKEGIISSEQYTAILSRYPKHDHRFLLMAFGGLFVGLGFLTFIASNWSDLTNAIKMVIILVAMIGFYGVGERIYRKHSRGIGATFLVVGVLTFGAGIILTGQMYHYMAYSATAFFIWSLAVIAVFILSQEAVMLVLAFGIITVGQIYGGFTYHDFHLGLGLLFLIGLGYFTYKHQREWISTLYGIGFFLQSLVLVLTSDLSYYWLFAFLLLLYSLSEIVSKDFPVQAFKRIALALAFLIGIIQVFTLQSGWVLQDIQLEVSFLLVLIVIGGWVIYRKITTHSSVELVDLALFVPVFLLPDLKSALVLIMLYIFSLGRLLTGYKDGDAEMINIGTIAFLVSTLVAYFQLAWDFLDKSLFFFIGGVLLFTLGYLLERRRRAFCRAEERGDRL; this is translated from the coding sequence ATGAAACATGATCAGATTCAAAAAGAAGCGAAGAAATGGGTAAAAGAAGGAATTATTTCTTCTGAACAATATACAGCTATTTTATCCAGATACCCTAAGCATGATCATCGTTTCTTGTTAATGGCCTTTGGAGGATTATTTGTTGGATTGGGTTTTCTAACCTTCATAGCTTCGAATTGGTCCGATCTTACAAATGCTATAAAAATGGTTATTATTTTGGTGGCTATGATTGGATTTTACGGTGTAGGAGAACGCATTTACCGAAAGCACTCAAGAGGGATTGGAGCAACGTTTTTAGTTGTAGGTGTTCTTACGTTTGGAGCTGGAATTATTCTTACCGGTCAGATGTATCATTATATGGCCTATAGTGCCACGGCGTTCTTTATATGGTCTCTTGCAGTCATTGCGGTCTTTATCTTAAGTCAGGAAGCCGTCATGCTAGTATTGGCATTTGGTATTATTACGGTTGGTCAAATCTATGGAGGATTTACGTATCACGATTTTCATCTCGGTCTAGGATTGCTTTTTCTTATTGGATTAGGCTATTTTACCTATAAACATCAACGGGAATGGATTTCCACCCTTTATGGAATAGGATTTTTTTTGCAAAGCCTTGTGCTCGTGCTAACTTCAGATTTATCGTATTACTGGCTATTTGCATTCTTGTTATTGTTATACAGCCTTTCAGAAATTGTATCGAAGGACTTTCCTGTGCAAGCTTTTAAGCGTATTGCCTTAGCTTTAGCGTTTCTTATTGGGATCATACAAGTTTTCACCCTACAATCCGGATGGGTGTTACAAGATATTCAGCTAGAGGTTAGCTTTCTTCTGGTATTAATTGTAATTGGTGGATGGGTTATTTATCGTAAAATCACCACCCATTCTTCAGTAGAATTGGTAGATTTAGCCCTATTTGTGCCTGTCTTTTTATTGCCAGATTTAAAGAGTGCTCTGGTATTAATTATGTTATATATTTTTTCACTAGGTAGGTTACTAACAGGATATAAAGATGGGGACGCTGAGATGATCAACATTGGAACAATTGCGTTTTTAGTGAGTACCCTTGTAGCTTATTTCCAATTAGCATGGGACTTTCTTGATAAATCGTTGTTCTTCTTTATTGGAGGAGTGCTGCTATTTACGCTTGGTTACTTGCTTGAACGGAGACGAAGAGCTTTCTGTCGTGCAGAGGAAAGAGGTGATCGGTTATGA
- a CDS encoding DUF418 domain-containing protein, whose translation MNHGKPLHASERLPWIDAARGLAIFGIFMVNVPAFNAPYFMYGGESVFWDSQMSHIVQAFIDIFFQASFYTLFSFLFGFGMYMMKQRLLDKGFGDRYQLILARRLVVLIGFGLIHGLFIWHGDILFTYGMIGLLLFLFFGRETKTMVSWSFGLLFFYAITSVALYYPVRNMLSGIDRQNIQQAQEAYSSGTWMEVFGQIQHDWLYSNSLGFQWVFLTLSLLPMFLLGMYFCEKRLLHDTTEHKPTLQKWWGITLVFFIVFKMGPYLFGNPEWIQYSVQDSIGGSASAVFYITSVALMYQHGIGGKLFAPFTFVGRLSLSNYLLQSVICFFLFYSVGLGLYGSVPPIMSVVIVIGVYFLQVIASKLWLKFFRFGPFEWLWRTITYMKKQPLRRTPNIKEEVSNET comes from the coding sequence ATGAATCACGGAAAACCACTTCACGCTTCCGAGCGTTTGCCATGGATTGATGCTGCCAGGGGATTGGCGATATTTGGGATTTTTATGGTGAATGTGCCAGCATTTAATGCGCCTTATTTTATGTATGGTGGGGAAAGCGTCTTTTGGGACAGTCAAATGAGTCACATCGTTCAAGCATTCATTGATATATTTTTCCAAGCAAGTTTTTATACGCTATTTTCCTTCTTGTTTGGATTCGGCATGTATATGATGAAGCAACGTCTCTTGGATAAAGGGTTCGGAGATCGGTACCAGCTCATTCTTGCCAGGAGGTTAGTTGTTCTAATTGGTTTTGGACTCATTCATGGCCTCTTTATTTGGCACGGGGATATTTTATTTACGTATGGGATGATTGGGTTATTGCTATTTTTGTTTTTTGGACGAGAGACAAAGACTATGGTTAGTTGGTCATTTGGACTTTTATTCTTCTATGCGATTACCTCAGTTGCTCTCTATTATCCTGTTCGAAATATGTTGTCTGGTATAGACCGACAGAACATTCAACAAGCTCAAGAGGCGTACAGCTCTGGTACTTGGATGGAGGTTTTCGGGCAAATACAACATGATTGGCTTTATTCGAATAGCTTAGGATTTCAATGGGTTTTTCTCACGTTGAGTTTATTGCCGATGTTTTTACTAGGTATGTATTTTTGTGAAAAAAGATTGCTACACGACACTACAGAACATAAGCCAACCTTGCAAAAATGGTGGGGTATTACCTTGGTTTTTTTTATCGTTTTTAAAATGGGGCCATATTTGTTTGGCAATCCAGAGTGGATCCAATATAGTGTCCAAGATAGTATTGGAGGTTCAGCGAGTGCCGTCTTTTACATTACATCCGTCGCACTTATGTACCAACATGGAATTGGAGGGAAGCTATTTGCTCCTTTCACGTTTGTAGGACGTTTATCATTAAGCAATTACCTACTACAGTCCGTCATCTGTTTCTTTCTATTCTATTCTGTCGGTTTAGGGTTATATGGTTCAGTGCCACCGATTATGAGTGTCGTGATTGTAATAGGGGTTTATTTCTTGCAGGTTATCGCCAGTAAATTATGGTTAAAGTTCTTTCGATTTGGTCCATTTGAATGGTTGTGGAGAACCATTACGTATATGAAAAAGCAACCATTACGCCGCACTCCGAATATAAAGGAGGAAGTATCCAATGAAACATGA
- a CDS encoding spore germination protein codes for MPAQVGAVKVVSISSSSIFNIGDVYAMAPESSAKTFAGGGSFNTGDGISINLSNSTTYVNDEDTIDQSTINSDDI; via the coding sequence ATGCCCGCTCAGGTCGGAGCCGTAAAAGTTGTCAGCATATCAAGCTCCAGTATATTTAATATTGGTGATGTGTACGCCATGGCACCAGAAAGTTCCGCAAAGACCTTTGCAGGAGGTGGATCCTTTAACACTGGTGATGGCATATCTATTAACTTATCTAATTCAACTACCTATGTGAATGACGAAGATACCATTGATCAATCTACAATTAATTCTGATGATATATAA
- a CDS encoding spore germination protein GerPB: MNYTIYQNISIHFLKVGSISNSSVLQIGSAGVIQSQSSLYNTGGYEKPAEEAEAVESPPQAPFVPL, from the coding sequence ATGAACTATACGATTTACCAAAACATTTCGATTCATTTTTTAAAGGTCGGTTCCATTAGTAATTCTTCTGTTTTGCAGATAGGAAGCGCAGGTGTTATTCAATCACAATCGAGTTTATACAACACAGGTGGGTATGAAAAGCCTGCTGAAGAGGCAGAAGCTGTTGAATCACCACCTCAAGCACCTTTTGTACCATTATAG
- the gerPC gene encoding spore germination protein GerPC produces the protein MGYYDSWNQYVEKLNRMVEKQNEKMKMLEKRIDKLETDMESKKQKPSTNIEKIEYKFDQLKIETLEGTLNIGFTPGSGMGVEDLSIPQEPFPPKLNTGQAIKENIVNELGNYLTKEGPSQLQSIAREYGQDLDQTYQQFILQDVQKQLGDRVSYYMDQSTSSNGVVEDEQKVQIVDQIKQEINQSLHHFLQKQANKGDGNS, from the coding sequence ATGGGCTATTACGATTCCTGGAACCAGTACGTAGAGAAGCTTAATCGAATGGTTGAAAAGCAAAATGAGAAGATGAAAATGCTTGAAAAACGGATCGACAAATTAGAAACAGACATGGAATCCAAAAAGCAGAAACCATCGACCAATATTGAAAAAATAGAGTACAAATTCGATCAACTTAAAATTGAAACACTAGAAGGCACACTGAATATTGGCTTCACTCCTGGAAGTGGTATGGGGGTGGAGGACCTTTCGATTCCACAAGAACCGTTTCCACCAAAACTGAATACGGGTCAAGCGATTAAAGAAAATATTGTAAATGAACTAGGAAACTATCTGACGAAGGAAGGCCCATCCCAACTTCAATCTATCGCTAGAGAATATGGTCAAGATCTCGATCAAACATATCAGCAGTTTATTTTACAAGACGTCCAAAAACAGCTCGGAGATCGAGTGTCTTATTACATGGATCAGTCAACCTCTTCGAATGGTGTGGTTGAAGATGAACAAAAAGTCCAGATTGTTGACCAAATCAAGCAAGAAATTAACCAATCCCTTCATCACTTCTTGCAAAAGCAGGCGAATAAAGGAGATGGAAACTCATGA
- a CDS encoding spore gernimation protein GerPD, whose protein sequence is MNFEVHNCGLNVGNVRITAVSSSSVFLIGDNEHFALTSVFDTPPESLIVTPFVPLARDKQIGTS, encoded by the coding sequence ATGAATTTCGAAGTACACAATTGCGGGTTGAACGTTGGCAACGTGCGTATTACCGCCGTGTCTTCATCATCCGTTTTTTTAATAGGTGATAACGAACATTTTGCACTAACGTCCGTTTTTGATACACCTCCAGAGTCACTTATTGTTACACCTTTTGTGCCACTAGCGCGTGACAAACAGATAGGAACATCGTAA
- a CDS encoding spore germination protein GerPE encodes MDKRTSRVQQVKVISLLNSSIFEIGDATEANLAARVLAVQKEGATFTDKDFPYSDFPIFKVKLPRFDERLVINQTHTPCCPYIDVNSVDILGIASSSLFQIGNIDTIEGEARIKHFRILQEENHTDMER; translated from the coding sequence ATGGATAAACGAACTTCTAGAGTCCAACAAGTAAAAGTCATTTCGTTACTCAATAGTTCGATTTTTGAAATCGGAGACGCCACAGAAGCCAATTTAGCTGCCCGCGTACTAGCTGTACAGAAAGAGGGAGCGACATTTACAGATAAAGATTTTCCCTATAGTGATTTTCCTATTTTCAAAGTAAAACTACCTAGATTTGATGAAAGACTTGTAATCAATCAGACACACACTCCATGCTGCCCCTATATTGATGTGAACAGTGTTGATATCCTCGGTATCGCCTCTTCTAGTCTATTTCAAATTGGCAACATAGATACAATTGAGGGCGAAGCAAGAATTAAACACTTTCGTATTCTGCAGGAAGAGAACCATACAGATATGGAACGATGA
- a CDS encoding spore germination protein yields the protein MPSIVGPIKINSVGGGVINFGDSFYISPKTSSKSVYGSGSGNTGDFINTNNGFSTSNPIDPDAIDQPTVAT from the coding sequence ATGCCATCCATTGTAGGTCCAATTAAAATTAACAGCGTCGGCGGTGGTGTCATCAACTTTGGAGATTCCTTCTATATTTCTCCTAAAACATCATCCAAGTCGGTATATGGATCAGGTAGCGGAAACACAGGTGACTTTATAAACACAAACAACGGATTTAGTACCTCCAACCCAATAGATCCAGACGCAATCGACCAACCAACCGTAGCGACGTAA